The following DNA comes from Musa acuminata AAA Group cultivar baxijiao chromosome BXJ1-4, Cavendish_Baxijiao_AAA, whole genome shotgun sequence.
gaaaaaacatcacGGTAGATATTACTATGTCGTATAAAAAAGAATGACTAGTACAGCAATCATCACAATCAGCAAAACAACATAACATTCTTTtgcaaaaactatggcaaaataaAATGGTTTATACATTATACATCTCTTCTTTGTGTGGATACATTTTGCATGACAAACTATATTATAGCAGCAGTGAAATGTATCATGTACTTCAGATATGCAGGAAGCTTGTAATCAGCAACATCATTAATGATGCTTTCTGATAGATGTTTTGAGTGAGGAACACAACGTATATATCACTACTGGAGCTTGTATCATCTAAATAttatgactttgaagagattaaaAGCATGAGAATACCTATGAACAATGCTATTCTTATCTGGATAGACAATATCACCATATTGTGCAAGTGCTGAATCAATTTCTGAAGGATCATCAGTCATCAACTTAGCAAGCCGTTCATCAACCCAATCAAGCCTCTATTAGTCAATAAAGAGGtgacaaaagtaagaaaactgAAACGAGAACAGAGAGAAATTTCCAAAAATGGAGTAAGGGAACAAACATCACTCATCGAATAGTTTGTAGCAAGGCCAACTGCAAGCATATCTACCCCATTGAGCTTCTCACCTGTTAGGGCCAAGTATTCCCCTACAGCAAGATCATAAGAAGTATTCTGCTCAAACAAAGAATAAAATGCACTGCTATGAAAATAATTGGTCAAGATAACCACAGATTGATGTGATAGAAGTGAAAAACCAACAAAAGCAATACTGCAGAATGAAAACTTGGATCATCATTTGATTGTCCAATATATCCTTATCAGAAAAACTATGGATATTTCCAATAAAGTTAACTCAGATTCTTCTATTACATTTGAAGAAACCCATATGGCATCTTAAAACTCACGAACTCAAAATCATGGGCTGTCATTTCGCCCAGACAGGTAAGAAACAAGCCGTATGTTCTGGTCCAAGCGAGCGTGAACTGGTATGTGCATAATCCTTGTTTTGGGCAGTCCGCTCCAACccattaaaaaaatttgatttaagaCTTTTAGATGGCCTGAATGTGAACCATCCACGTGTTTCACCTTCTGCTGTCTGATGCGTACGCTTCCTCATCTTCCCCTCTTCCTTTTCCTCGTCCTCCTTCCtcgtctccttcctcctcttcccctaCCACCTCCTCTCCTTCCTTCTCATTCTCCactgcctcttcttccttctgcttcttccccctcttcctccaccgcctcatcttctttcttcctctttcttcctccactgcctcctctccggtcttccttttccttccgactcattcatccttcttcttcctcctcttcctccatcgccccttcctttctcctccttcctctttgaCTCACCTCTATTGTATATAATTGTCAGAACACCAGAACCAATAGGCATGTACCTGAACCATGTCACTGATACAGGTCCAATACCCGAAATAGCGATCTATGCTCAAAATATACTAGATACACAATACCGGTTCACATAGAAATGATAGAACCACTAGTAACATCAGATATGAGCAGCGGATGGGTGATTGCAGCAAATGAATTGACATATTAAAGATTTGACATGCGCCAGGAATGCAACTCCATAAAAAAAACTGTACCTAGATGACCATTTAGATTTGACAGGTAAAAAGAAGCCCCAGCATCAGGATGGAAACCTATATGAACTTCTGGCGTCGCAAAGATCTGAAATTGTTCAAACAAGCTGAAGatcattaaatataatatattacttaACAAGTGAGCTCAACTAAAACTGATGTTACTAGAACAGAGAGGAGATCTAGGTACACGTTgttctcatctaaaagatcaaaTTGCTAAAACAATTCAATTGCACATTAGATACATCTTAAAAGATTTCAAGAAAGATACATGTGCATTCAATGATCCTTAATAACAATAGCACATAGAACAatgagaaggaaaaaaagatgcacataattaatttaaaatcgtcCTTGAAAATAGTTTTCTGTACAACTTTATATGCAGCAAGTTCAAGACAAAAAACAATGACAGGTATACAAGAAAAGACATTTTATAAAGTTCTTGGGATAAAGCTCATGAAGCTAGTCTTTCATTATTTCAGTATAAGAAAAGGaatatgataaaataatattgaaaaaATGCTCAGAAATAGGAACATATATGTATTGGTGGCCATACAAAGAAACATAAATTAACTTTTAGAAAACCATAGAACTCCAGTTTGCACATTGCATAAGTTGACATTTACGAGAAGTATGTTAATGTGTGCATATAAGGAACTTTTTTGGTGCATAAtgcatgaaaaattgttttgcaaCAGTCACAGATATAAAGCCAATATTACAGAATTCCTTGAACAAACTTAGCGTTCAGACCACCAAGTTCACCTGATCAACTAGCTTACAAGACTAAACAACTGTAATAACCAATAATTTATACTAGTAGAAAGTCTAAAGCTCATCACTGTATAAATATGAAACTCATACGGTCTTATCCGTTGCAATACGAAATGTCCCAGGAATAGAGACTCCTGCTCCACCACCCATGGTAATACCGTCCATGATAGCCACCTGCACGAGATAATTAAGGTGCAACTTATTAGAACAAGTGCTGAAGGAGAAAGGGCTCAATTTGGAAAAGTATGACAACAATGCTATGAAGTATGAACTATATACAAAGTGGAGAAAATAGAGTAGAGAGATCAGTATGTTACTAAGAGAGTGAATTTTAAAGCTTCTGTACTCACATGTGGCTTCAAATATGTACCTACGATGTAAATGAACATGTACAAGTTCCTGAAGAAGTCCTTGCAATTTTCTACCTTACCTGCATGAGAAAAGTAAAAGAACATTAGTTTCAGCCAAAAGTATGATCAACTATtaaattacaacaacaacaacatgcaCTTATGTCCCATGTCTCATTGTCTATGTAACAGAAAAATCAGAAACATGAAGGAATTTTGACTTCACCTACCATGGAGGAGTTCTGATTTTCCCAATTGGTTAAGGATAAACTTAATTTCGAGTGACATCAGAAGGTAGAGCattttcaagagacatattataatAAGCCAAGTCCATTCCAGTTAGCTTGATTTTccagtttaaagtttaaactatgGATCAATTGCAGCAATTTCCAGATAATGTCCTACATCCAGCATTCTACAGCAAATCAATCGACCTACTTGTTTTTTAGGTCTGGGCTGATTGTTGCTCTCCTGAGCATTAACCAATACATGGGCTCCCTACAAGAACCAATTAATCAATTTTCACTGCCTAAGCTACTCCTCATATTGTAAGACAAGCCTTTGATGGAAAGATCATTGATTAATAAATATTATGATAGTTACTAATCCATGAACAAGACATTTAACTGAAGTAGCAACCATAATATCTTACAGACATTTCAGAAAAggattaacaaaaaaaataagaTCATGATCCTATACCTTCTATTTTTCCTACTAAATAATCTCCTTTGTATTTCCTATttgttcatcctccctttttgtcTAAAATAAAAACATCACAAAGATGTAGAGACTAGAAAACGTGGATTTATTTTTCTTCCCTATCAAGCAAGGTATACAATTTCGTACCATATCGAAGTTTCGACGTTTACTCAGTACGGTGCGAAACcgtataccaagcggtatatcgttcgatataccgctcagtatatatatatatatatatatatatatatatatatataatatttttataaaaaggtGACGTCACCGAACAAGGCGATGCGACATcaccttttataatatatatatatatttatttatttatttatttatttatttatttatttatcgttTCGTTCGGTAAGAGGTGGTCCGTGTACTGATAAGCTGATCGACCGGTACATATCGCTCGTattgggcggtattattcgaaattgcttaCCTTGCTATCAAGTTGATTGTGTTGCATAGCTGAAATGataaacttttttttctttttatttaatttcgACTTTTGCCATAGAGACCAACATCTACACAAGTAAACCAAATCCTAATTCGGAATTAATATATCGTAAACCTTGTAACATCACACAAAGAACACTATACCTTCATTAAGCAACCGATAAAGTGTGACAACATCCCCCCCAGCACAAAACACCTTGCCGCTGCCCTTCGGAAGATCACAATCACATTTAAGTTTCCTTACCGGTGATTGATGA
Coding sequences within:
- the LOC103982341 gene encoding small ribosomal subunit protein mS47 isoform X2, whose product is MQRFRALTSARRSIPSLRRALSTTRPSSAHDHELQDEVLVEGKAAARTAILNRPCALNALTNSMGIRLKKLYESWEDNPDIGFVLMKGSGKVFCAGGDVVTLYRLLNEGKVENCKDFFRNLYMFIYIVGTYLKPHVAIMDGITMGGGAGVSIPGTFRIATDKTIFATPEVHIGFHPDAGASFYLSNLNGHLGEYLALTGEKLNGVDMLAVGLATNYSMSDRLDWVDERLAKLMTDDPSEIDSALAQYGDIVYPDKNSIVHRLEAIDKCFGHETVEEILDALETEAARSNQDWCISALKKLKEASPLSLKVSLRSKT